Proteins co-encoded in one Natronorubrum daqingense genomic window:
- a CDS encoding ubiquitin-like small modifier protein 1: MTEWKLFADLAERAGDKHVTVDASAGDTVGDALEELLAGRPDLDERVRDDDGELRSQINVLRNGTNVLVEEDGLETELEADDELALFPPVSGG; the protein is encoded by the coding sequence ATGACGGAGTGGAAACTGTTCGCCGACCTCGCGGAACGTGCGGGCGACAAACACGTCACCGTCGACGCCTCCGCCGGGGATACCGTCGGAGACGCACTCGAGGAACTTCTCGCGGGTCGACCCGACCTCGACGAGCGCGTTCGCGACGACGACGGTGAGTTGCGATCGCAGATCAACGTACTGCGCAACGGAACGAACGTCTTAGTCGAAGAAGATGGTCTCGAGACCGAACTCGAGGCGGACGACGAACTGGCGTTGTTCCCGCCGGTCAGCGGAGGGTAG
- the deoC gene encoding deoxyribose-phosphate aldolase, with protein sequence MNRSDLAPLIDHTVLGPETTMADVRTVLEEAADHGMNACIPPYALEEADEYAPDVTLATVIGFPHGQNDHDVKRREGVLAWKAGADELDVVVNIGRLKAGEEDVVRAELAELVAAVPIPVKVIIETALLTDEEKHRACRAADAADAAMVKTSTGFADGGATISDVELMSEYRPVKASGGVGSYDEAMAMLEAGAERIGASSGVDILEGAPE encoded by the coding sequence ATGAACCGCAGCGACCTCGCGCCGCTGATCGACCACACCGTGCTCGGCCCCGAGACGACGATGGCCGACGTTCGAACCGTCCTCGAGGAGGCAGCCGACCACGGAATGAACGCCTGTATCCCGCCGTACGCGCTCGAGGAGGCGGACGAGTACGCCCCCGACGTGACGCTCGCGACGGTGATCGGGTTTCCCCACGGCCAGAACGATCACGACGTGAAACGACGGGAGGGCGTCCTCGCCTGGAAGGCCGGAGCCGACGAACTCGACGTCGTCGTCAATATTGGTCGACTGAAGGCGGGCGAAGAAGACGTCGTCAGGGCCGAACTGGCCGAACTCGTCGCCGCCGTGCCGATTCCGGTCAAGGTTATCATCGAAACCGCGTTGCTCACCGACGAGGAGAAACATCGGGCCTGCCGGGCGGCAGACGCAGCCGACGCGGCGATGGTCAAGACGTCGACGGGCTTCGCTGATGGGGGTGCGACCATCTCGGACGTCGAACTCATGAGCGAGTACCGTCCCGTCAAAGCGAGCGGCGGCGTCGGCAGCTACGACGAGGCGATGGCCATGCTCGAGGCCGGAGCCGAACGGATCGGGGCCTCGAGCGGCGTGGACATTCTCGAGGGCGCGCCGGAGTAA
- a CDS encoding NAD-binding protein: protein MVGEALLQRLPKNWKRIVTVRAAVVLSLLVALLSVVTGVVHIGQDVVVDGPLVGLVPEVVQRSVGFTGALTGFLMVGSALALRRGLRAGWYATLVLLPVTAIQGVLQVSRYSAPLVVLSLAAIPFLLITRDRFDKSISLTTTQLAAGGALVGVQAYGTAGAYALREDFDGVENILDAFYFTLITSSTVGYGDIGPESPEAILFTMSVVVLGVASFGIAIGALVGPAIQARISKTLGKMSDSQLELLEDHLLVLGYGELTEPIVDELAGSGRTFVVVTNDRDAASELSERDIAVVTGDPSDEKPLQRAKIGRSSAIVVATNHDAQDALAILTARQFAPDTRIVAAATDSENSEKLERAGADTVISPTVLGGHLLVRSALGSDDTELIDRLTGDE, encoded by the coding sequence ATGGTCGGTGAGGCGTTGCTCCAGCGGCTGCCCAAAAATTGGAAGCGAATCGTCACGGTTCGTGCAGCCGTCGTACTCTCGCTGCTCGTCGCGCTGCTCTCGGTCGTCACCGGCGTCGTGCACATCGGCCAGGACGTCGTCGTCGACGGGCCACTCGTCGGCTTAGTCCCCGAAGTCGTCCAGCGATCGGTCGGCTTCACGGGCGCGTTAACCGGATTTTTGATGGTCGGCAGTGCGCTCGCATTGCGCCGCGGGCTGCGCGCCGGCTGGTACGCCACGCTGGTTCTCCTGCCAGTGACGGCGATTCAGGGCGTGTTGCAGGTGAGTCGGTACTCGGCTCCACTGGTCGTCCTCTCGCTCGCTGCAATTCCGTTCCTGTTGATCACGCGCGATCGCTTCGACAAGTCGATCTCACTGACGACGACGCAACTGGCCGCCGGCGGCGCGCTCGTCGGCGTCCAGGCCTACGGCACCGCCGGCGCGTACGCCCTTCGCGAGGATTTCGACGGCGTCGAAAACATCCTCGACGCGTTTTACTTCACGCTGATCACCTCGAGCACCGTCGGCTACGGCGATATCGGGCCCGAAAGTCCCGAGGCAATCTTGTTCACGATGTCCGTCGTTGTCCTCGGCGTGGCCAGTTTCGGTATCGCCATCGGAGCGCTCGTCGGCCCGGCGATTCAGGCGCGGATCTCGAAAACCCTTGGAAAGATGTCCGATTCACAACTCGAGTTGCTCGAGGATCACCTCCTCGTGCTCGGCTACGGCGAACTGACGGAACCGATCGTCGACGAACTCGCGGGCAGCGGCCGGACGTTCGTCGTCGTAACGAACGACCGGGACGCGGCGTCGGAGCTCTCCGAGCGAGATATCGCGGTCGTTACGGGAGACCCGAGCGACGAGAAACCCCTCCAGCGGGCGAAGATTGGTCGCTCGAGCGCTATCGTCGTCGCGACGAATCACGACGCCCAGGACGCACTCGCAATCTTGACCGCCCGGCAGTTCGCACCCGACACGCGTATCGTCGCCGCCGCGACGGATAGCGAAAACAGCGAGAAACTCGAGCGCGCGGGCGCAGACACGGTGATCAGCCCGACCGTGCTGGGCGGCCACCTGCTGGTTCGCTCGGCGCTCGGTAGCGACGACACTGAACTCATCGATCGACTCACGGGTGACGAGTAG